TATTTAATCTCAAGGAGGCGGTTTAAGTATGGTAGTCCCGTACAAGCATGAACCATTCACGGATTTCACGGTGGAAGAAAATCGGAAAGCGCTGCAATCTGCCATCAAGCAGGTAGAAGCGGACCTTGGGAAAGAGTATCCGCTGATTATCGGCGGCGAGCGGATCATGACAGATGACAAGATCAAAGTCGTGAACCCGGCAGATAAGAAAGAAGTCATCGGATATGTTTCTAAGGCGAACCAGGAACTTGCAGAAAAAGCACATAAAGCAGCGGACGAAACGTTCCAGTGGTGGAGAAAGACGAAAGCGCAGTTCCGTGCGGATATCCTGTTCCGTGCCGCGGCAATCGTCCGCCGCCGTAAGCATGAATTTACGGCGCACTTAGTCAAAGAAGGCGGAAAACCGTGGAAAGAAGCGGATGCCGATACGGCCGAAGCGATTGACTTCCTCGAATTTTATGGACGTCAAATGCTGGAAATTGATAAAGGCGTGGAGATCAACTCCCGACCGATCGAGAACAACCGGTTCCATTACATACCACTCGGCGTCGGTGTCGTCATTTCTCCATGGAACTTCCTGTTCGCCATCATGTGCGGGACGACGGTCGCAGCGATGGTTTCGGGGAATACGGTCCTTCTCAAGCCTGCCAGCGCGACGCCGGTCATCGCTTATAAGATGATGGAGGTACTTGAAGAGGCGGGACTTCCGAACGGCGTGATCAACTATGTTCCGGGCAGCGGAAAGGAAGTCGGGGACTACCTTGTCGATCATCCACGGACACGCTTTATCAGCTTCACGGGTTCCAGGGAAGTCGGTACCCGGATATTTGAGCGAGCGGCCAAGGTCCATGACGGTCAGCAGTGGCTGAAGCGTACGATCATTGAAATGGGAGGCAAGGATACGATCGTTGTGGATAAGGAGGCGGATCTTGAGCTTGCCGCTGATGCCATCACTTATTCTGCCTTCGGGTTCTCCGGACAGAAATGTTCCGCATGCTCCCGGGTCGTCGCACATGAAGAAATCTATGATGAACTCTTGGACAGAGTCGTTCAGAAGACGAAGGAAGAAGTGAATTACGGCAACCCGACTGATAACAGCAACTACATGGGTCCGGTCATTGATCAGGGAGCCTACGATAAGATCTTGGAATACATCGGTATCGGGAAAGAGGAAGGAAAGCTGATGACAGGAGGCAAGGGAGACGATTCTAAAGGGTGGTTCGTCGCACCGACCGTCTTTGCCGATCTCGCACCGGATTCCCGGATCATGCAGGAGGAAATCTTCGGTCCTGTCGTCGGTTTCACGAAAGCTTCGTCGTTCGATGAAGCTCTCGATATTGCCAACAATACGGACTATGGCCTTACAGGCGCCGTTATTTCCAATAACCGGGAACATATAGAAAAAGCACGCGAGGATTTCCATGTCGGAAACCTGTACTTCAACCGCGGCTGCACCGCTGCGATTGTCGGATATCATCCGTTCGGCGGATTCAACATGTCCGGAACCGACTCCAAAGCAGGCGGACCGGACTACTTAATCCACCATATGCAGGGTAAAACGACATCGGAAATGCTCTAAATAGACAAACCCCTTTTTCCTGATGCAGGAGGAAAAAGGGGTTTCATTATTTTGCGAAAAAGGAACATACTATTCGTATGTCCTGTTACAGATTGGTGTCGTTTGTGACAGAAACATGAAAAATAATTAAAAAACTTTTGTGAATGTTTATTACTTCAAACACCTATATATGTATATCTATTCGTATTTAGTGAATATTTATTCACAATAGGTAAATTATATCAATTTTTGCAATGTTCAAACAAAAGTTATATGATATAGTTGTACCTGCATTTGGATTTTTCGATGGAATTCAACAGGAGAATCCGACAAACGGTATGGTTGTATAGAGTTGTATATTACAGTTTTGGGAGGTGATCGACGTGTTGGAACTCGCTGCAGCATCATCCGTAACAATTTCCGGGGCAACGTGGTTCTGGTTATTTGTCCCAATGCCATTACTAATCATTCTATCCATCATTACACTATTCACTGAAAGGAGCGAATAACAAAACATGAGTACTGCTACGTTAATAACATTCATCGTCTATTTGATCGGTATGCTGGGAATTGGTTTCGCCGCATATCGTCTAACAAGTGATTTATCCGACTACGTGTTAGGTGGTCGTCGTCTGGGGCCGGGAGTTGCCGCCTTATCCGCCGGAGCCTCCGATATGAGTGGCTGGCTGCTGCTGGGTCTGCCTGGAGCTATTTATGCATCCGGTTTATCGGAAGCGTGGATCGGAGTAGGTCTTGCTATCGGTGCCTATTTGAACTGGCAATTCGTTGCCCGTAAACTTCGTGTCTTCACAGAGGTGGCGGACGATTCCATTACGGTTCCCGACTATTTGGAGAATCGTTTCCAGGATAAATCCCATACATTACGAGTCATTTCCGCAGCTGTTATCCTTTTATTCTTCACCTTCTACACATCTTCCGGTATGGTTGCCGGGGCGAAGCTGTTTGAAGCTTCCTTCAACATTGACTACACAACAGCACTATGGATCGGTGCAGTCGTCACCATCTCTTATACCTTCTTAGGCGGTTTCCTTGCCGTCAGCTGGACGGACTTCGTTCAAGGGATCTTGATGTTCCTTGCATTGATTGCCGTACCGATCGTAGCCGTATCCGAACTGGGCGGCTGGGATAAAGCGACAGATGCTGTCGCTCAAATCGATCCGACACACCTGAACATGGTTCAAGGCGTAGGCGCGATGGCTATTATTTCTTCTCTTGCCTGGGGACTCGGCTACTTCGGTCAGCCGCACATCCTTGTCCGCTTTATGGCCCTTCGTTCACCGAAAGACGTTCCGAAAGCGCGTTTCATCGGAATGGGTTGGATGATCCTTGGTCTTTACGGAGCAATCTTCACGGGTCTGTTCGGACTTGCTTACATTAATACAGCAGATGTTACGGATCTATCCACCTTTAATGCAGAAGTTATGACAGAAGGCGGCATTCAGATGCTTGCCGACTCTGAGAAGATCTTCATCACCTTCTCTCAAATTCTGTTCCATCCGATCATTGCAGGTATCCTGCTTGCAGCGATCTTGTCTGCAATCATGAGTACCATTGACTCTCAGCTGCTTGTATCTTCTTCTGCACTGGCGGAGGACTTCTATAAAGCACTGTTCCGTCCAAACGCGACGGAGAAAGAATTGGTTTGGATCGGTCGTATCGCAGTAGCGGGTATCGCTCTTATTGCGATTCTGCTTGCCGGAAATCCGGACAGCACGGTCCTTGATCTCGTATCTTATGCATGGGCAGGATTCGGCGCCGCCTTCGGTCCGATCATCATCCTGTCTCTGTTCTGGAAAGGCATCACCCGTAACGGGGCGCTCACCGGTATGATCGTCGGTGCTGTCGTAGTCGTTGTCTGGGCTGATGTACTGAACGGCGGTATTTTCGAGCTCTACGAACTCGTACCAGGATTCATCCTGAGTGCTCTTGCAACCATTGTTGTAAGTATGTTCGGGAACCCGCCGGCCAACGCAGAAGAATTCTTCGAAGAAGCGAAGAAGCATTAATAAAACCAAAGGTCCCCGGCAATGTGCCGGGGGTTTTTTTATTCCTGTCTTCCTTATTGGAGAAAAGACATGGATGGGGCCGGTATGTTAAGATAAGAAAGATGTGCAACGAACGTTGATAATTGATTCGAATCTTTGGTATGATCATATATTATGTGAGATCGAAATGGAGGTCGCATTATGTCTAGAATCAGTAAAGAAGAAGTGAAGCACGTCGCGAATCTTGCGCGTCTGGCGATCACGGATGAAGAAGCAACGACATTCTCTAAGCAGCTGGATGATATCATCACCTATGCAGAGCAATTGAATGAATTAGATACAACCGGTGTAGAACCGACGACGCACGTTCTTGACCTGAAGAACGTACTTCGCAAGGACGAGCCGAAGAAATGGATTACACAAGAGGAAGCGCTGAAGAACGCACCGGACCACCAGGATGGTCAGTTCAAAGTGCCATCCATATTGGAATAAGGAGGTACGACGATGTCTTTATTTGAGTTTTCACTACGTGAGCTTCAAGAGAAGCTACATAACAAGGAAATCACAGTCACGGATCTAGTAGAAGAATCCTACAAGCGCATTGATGAAGTGGACGGGGAAGTCCAGGCGTTCATCACGTTGAATAAAGAAGCAGCGAAAGCGCAGGCGGCGGCACTGGACAAAGAGCAGGGGAACAGTGACGCGGCTCTCTTCGGTCTGCCGATCGGTGTGAAAGACAACATCGTGACGAAAGGTCTGCGCACGACGGCGGGAAGTCAGATCCTTTCTAACTTTGAGGACCCATTGTATGATGCGACGGTCGTCAACAAACTGAACGATGCAAAAGCCGTCACCATCGGGAAACTGAACATGGACGAATTCGCGATGGGTTCTTCCAATGAGAACTCCAGCTACGCATCTGCTCGTAACCCTTGGAACACGGATTACGTACCGGGTGGTTCCAGTGGTGGATCTGCAGCCTCTGTAGCGGCAGGAGAAGTTCCCTATTCTCTAGGGTCTGATACCGGCGGATCCATCCGTCAGCCGGCAGCTTACTGTGGTGTCGTCGGTCTTAAGCCGACATACGGCCGTGTTTCCCGTTTCGGATTGATCGCATTTGCGTCTTCCCTTGACCAAATCGGTCCGATCACCAGAAACGTCGAAGACAATGCTTTCCTTCTGGAAACTATTGCAGGCTACGACAAAATGGACTCCACGTCTGCCAATGTAGACGTTCCGAAATATACCGAATCTTTGACAGGCGATGTCAAAGGTTTGAAGATCGCTGTTCCAAAAGAATACCTTTCTGAAGGTGTAGCACCGGAAGTGAAGGAAGCGGTCCAAGCTGCTTTGAAAGAGTATGAAAAGATGGGTGCGACATGGGAGGAAGTTTCCCTGCCACACTCGAAATATGCTTTGTCTACGTACTACCTGCTTTCTTCTTCGGAAGCATCTGCCAACCTGGCCCGCTTTGACGGAGTCCGTTACGGTAAGCGTGCAGAAGACGCAGAAACGATGCTTGACATGTTCATGCGCTCCCGCTCGGAAGGCTTCGGGGACGAAGTGAAGCGCCGGATCATGCTCGGAACGTTCGCGCTCAGCTCCGGTTACTATGATGCGTATTACAAGAAAGCCCAACAAGTCCGTACGTTGATCAAAAACGATTTTGAGAAAGTGTTCGAAGAATATGATGTGATCGTCGGACCGACGACTCCGACTCCTGCCTTTAAAGTAGGGGACAAAGTCGACGACCCGATGACGATGTATGCCAACGATATTCTGACAATCCCTGTCAACCTTGCCGGCGTACCGGGAATCTCCATTCCTTGCGGCTTCTCCAGCGAGGGACTTCCAATCGGTCTGCAGATCATCGGGAAACACTTCGACGAAAGCACCGTTTACCGTGCAGCCCACGCCTTTGAGCAGGCGACAGAATTCCATAAACAACGCCCGTCCCTTGGAGGTGCGCGCTAATGAACTTTGAAACGATTATTGGACTAGAGGTCCACGTAGAATTGAAAACGAACTCTAAAATCTTCAGTCCGTCTCCGAACATGTTCGGGGATGATCCGAATACGAACATCAACCCGATCGACCTCGGGTACCCGGGTGTTCTGCCGGTACTGAACGAAGAAGCTGTCAACTTCGCTATGAAAGCAGCGATGGCACTCAACTGTGAAATCGCAACAGATACGAAGTTTGACCGCAAAAACTATTTCTACCCGGACAACCCGAAAGCCTACCAAATTTCTCAGTTTGATAAGCCGATCGGTGAGAACGGGTATATCGATATTGAAGTAGACGGTAAGAAGAAGCGGATCGGAATCACGCGCCTTCATATGGAGGAAGATGCCGGCAAACTGACGCACAGCGACGATGGATATTCCCTTGTCGACTACAACCGTCAAGGTACACCGCTTGTCGAAATCGTTTCCGAGCCCGACATCCGCTCTCCGAAAGAGGCGTACGCCTACTTGGAAGCACTGAAGAACATCATCCAATATACAGGCGTTTCCGACTGTAAGATGGAAGAAGGTTCCCTTCGCTGTGATGCCAACTTGTCCATCCGCCCGATCGGACAGGAGCAATTTGGTACGAAAACCGAGCTTAAGAACCTGAACTCCTTCTCCTTCGTACAAAAAGGTTTGGAATTCGAAGAGAAGCGCCAGCAGAAGGAACTGATGGCAGGTGGGGAAATCCTTCAGGAAACACGTCGCTATGACGAGCAGACGAAGGAAACGATCCTGATGCGTATCAAAGAAGGATCCGATGACTATCGCTACTTCCCGGAGCCGGACCTCGTTCCCCTTCACATCGACGAAGCATGGAAAGAGCGTATCCGCGCGGAAATCCCTGAACTTCCGGATGCCCGTAAGAAGCGCTACATCGAGCAGCTGGAGCTTCCTGCCTACGATGCGATGGTCCTGACGAACAACAAAGAGCTTTCCGATTTCTTCGAAGAAACGATCGCTCAGGGAGCCGACGTCAAGCAGGCTTCCAACTGGTTGATGGGTGAAGTGTCTGCCTACATGAACAAGCATTATAAAGAGCTTTCTGATCTTGCTTTGACACCGGATTCTCTTGCGAAGATGATCCAGCTGATCGAAGACGGTACGATCTCTTCCAAGATTGCGAAGAAAGTCTTCAACGAACTTGTAGAAAACGGCGGCGAGCCGGAGAAGATCGTTAAAGAGAAAGGGCTTGTCCAAATTTCCGATGAAGGTCAACTGACGGAAATCATCGTGAAGATTCTGGATAACAACCCTCAATCCATTGAAGACTTCAAGAACGGGAAAGACCGTGCCCTCGGCTTCCTTGTCGGTCAAGTGATGAAAGAAACAAAAGGACAGGCGAACCCGCCGATGGTCAACAAGATCATCCTTTCTGAAATGGAGAAGCGCTAAAGCCATATAGAAGGAAGAAAGCACGCACCGGACGGCGAGTGCGTGCTTTCGTATGACTTGGGACATCCAGTCATATACTAGAAAAACAGTTTGCAAAAAGAGGAAAACAAGCTATGATGATAATTGGAGCAATCTGGATGAGGGGGTCAAAACATGAAACGTGCCCGAATAATTTATAACCCGACCTCTGGAAGAGAAGTCATACGCAAGGTTCTCCCGGACATCCTGCAACGATTCGAACAAGCCGGATACGAAACCTCCGCCCATGCGACGACCTGTGCAGGTGACGCGATCAATGCCGCGAAGTACTGCGTCGAACAAAAATTCGATGTAGTCGTGGCAGCGGGTGGAGACGGAACCATCAACGAAGTCATCAATGGACTAGCCGAACAAGAACATAAACCGAAGCTCGGCATCATTCCAGTCGGGACGACCAACGATTTTGCACGTGCACTGCACATACCTAGAAACGTTCATAAAGCGGTCGACATCATTTTGGAGGATTATACCCATCCATTGGATATCGGGCGCGTCAACGATCATTACTTCATGAACATTGCCGGTGGAGGGAAAATCACCGAAATCAGCTATGAAGTACCAAGCAAGCTGAAGACGATGCTCGGTCAGCTCGCCTACTACTTGAAAGGGATCGAAATGCTGCCATCCATCCGTCCGACCCGTGTCGAGATGGAATACGACGGCAAATGGTACGAAGGCGAGATCATGCTCTTCCTCGTCAGCAACACCAATTCCGTCGGCGGGCTCGAGAAGCTTGCGCCGGCCGCCCGTATGGATGACGGTCTTTTCGATCTGATGATCATTGAAAAAATGAACATTGCAGAATTCGTACGGCTCGCAACTCTTGCGATCCAAGGGAATCACCTCAACCATCCGAAGTTTGTCCACCTCACCGCCAGCCGCGTGAAGGTGAAGACGGACGAGAAGATGCAGTTGAATATCGACGGGGAATTTGGCGGATTATTGCCCGGGGAATTTGTCAATTTATACCGTCACTTGGATTTCTTCGTGCCTGAACAGCATTTCAAGACGGAGGAATAATAGGAAGCGCTACTGTATAAAGCAGTGGCGCTTTTTCCATGTTGAATGAAGGTCGGTGTATCTCTGGGAATTTCAGTTGGAAGAGAGAGCATTTCCCGGGACATGAATGGATGCATAAGTCCATCGACGGCGAAAAGGAAGAGCGCTTTTCTCCATCAATGTTCTTATGCTTGTCGCAGCTATCAGGGCGACTCCGCACTTAGTGTTATCCGGCTGCGTCGCCCAGCTGCTCGAGGTCATAAGTCCATTGACGGCGAAAAGGAAGAGCACTTTTCTCCATCAATGTTCTTATGCTTGTCGCAGCTCCCAGGGCGACTCCGCACTTAATGGTCAGATATGATAAACTACGTATAGAATATAGAAAAAAAGGACGGATGAATGATGGCGAAAGTGAAACCGCCGGTTGAGAAGAATGAGACAGTCGAGCTTACGTTTGAGGATTTGACGCATGAGGGGAACGGGGTCGGCAAAGTGGACGGCTATCCTCTGTTTGTTCCCTATGGTCTTCCGGGTGAGACGGCAACGGTCAAGGTCGTCAAAGTGAAAAAGAACTTCGGATTCGGAAAGATTCTTGAAGTGAAAGAAGCAAGTGAAGACAGAGTGGAACCTCCATGTGATGTTTTCTATCAGTGCGGCGGGTGCCAGCTTCAGCACATGAGTTATCAAATGCAGCTGGACATGAAGCAGAAGCAGGTCAAAGATAACATGAAGAAGATCGGACACCTGGAGCACGTACCGGTGCATCCGACAATCGGTATGGAAGATCCGTGGCGCTACCGCAACAAAGTCCAGATTCCAGTCGGCCAGAAGGAAGACGGGCAACTGATGACAGGCTTTTATCAGAAGCGAAGCCATAACATCATCGATATGGACACATGTCTGATTCAGGATGAAGTGAATGACCGGATGGTTGAAACGGTACGCCGTATCGCTTCCAGATACGGAATCGATGCCTACGATGAACAGACGCACCGCGGCGTACTTCGTCACATCATGGTCCGGACGGGGCAGACGACGAAGGACATTATGATCGTGATCGTCACGAAGACGAAGAAACTTCCTCACAAAGAAAAAATCGTAGACGAAATCCGCGATGCGTTCCCGAATGTAAAATCAATCGTCCACAACATCAACAGTGCAAAGACGAATGTCATTTTAGGAAGAGAAACGAACGTACTATGGGGAGAAGAATACATCTACGATACGATCGGAGATATCCGTTTTATGATTTCCCCGAAATCGTTTTACCAGGTCAACCCGACCCAGACGAAGACGTTGTACGACCAGGCACTTTCTTATGCCGACCTGCGTGGTGGAGAAACGGTCATCGATGCCTACTGTGGAATCGGAACTATTTCCTTATTCCTCGCCCAGAAGGCAGAGAAGGTGTATGGAGTGGAAATCGTTCCGGAAGCCGTGGAAGACGCGAAGAAGAACGCCCGTCTGAACAAGATGGACAACGCCGAATTCTTCGTCGGGGAAGCAGAGAAGCTCATGCCGTGGTGGCGTAATCAAGGCCTTCGTCCGGACGTCATCGTCGTCGACCCTCCGCGTAAAGGCTGTGATGAGCAGCTTCTGAAAGCGATGCTCGACATGGAGCCGGAGCGGATCGTGTATGTATCCTGTAATCCGTCTACGCTTGCGCGTGATCTGCGGGTGCTGGAAGACGGTGGTTATGAAACGAAGGAAGTGCAGCCGGTCGATATGTTCCCGCAGACGAGTCACGTGGAGTGCTGTGTGTGGTTAGAAAAGCCTAAAGTTTAAGCAGACGAGGGCCCGAGAATTTATAAAAGATTCTCGGGCTTCCGTCTGCTTTTATTTCTATTCGTTCAATTAATCGATGCAAGAGCTCAGGGCTTAGTACATTTAGATTCATTATTTCTTGGATGTGTGTAAGAATCGCTTTAAATTTGGCTTCATCGTTTTCATGTGTATGTGTCTCGTTTAAGAATTCAAGTTCAGTCATGACTTCACTTATCTCATTCGACGTTATTTCATAAGTAAGTTGGTAATCATCTTCGCTAATGATTCCATCTACATGACTGACAATCAACTTAGCTTTTCTTTCTTTTAATCCTGTTAGTTTTTTCTCAAGCCTATTTATATGAGCTTTTTTCTTTTGATTTGCATGTTTGAATTTATCGTTTATTTTCTTGCTTAAGGACGACCCATCATTGTTACCAGCTAGCTTTTTAATATCTTGAAGTATAGCAGCCTTCAACTGGTCTTCTTTAACATAATGAGAAAGGCATGCTTTAGCTCCAAGCTTATTATATTCACCACATACGTAACCATTTCTGTTCTTCTTATAATGCATGCTTTTGCCACAATCAGCGCAATACGCTGTATTCGTGAACAAATGTTTTTCATGACTTGGTCGTTTCCGCCTTCGAGCTTTCATTAAACCTTGAACTACATCAAAGTCTTCTTTTGAAATAATACTTGGATGGACGTTGGGAACAACAATATAATCATCATGGTTTTTCTGCTCTCTAATTTTGCTTGTAACGCTCTTGGTAGTGGTTCTTCCTTGAACTAAATCACCAGTATAATTCGGATTAGAAAGTATACTCCTTACGCTGGATCCATTCCAACGATTAGTCGCATTTCTCTTATTAGCAACTTGAGAGGGAGATGGTATCTCTTCGTT
This sequence is a window from Bacillus sp. SB49. Protein-coding genes within it:
- the pruA gene encoding L-glutamate gamma-semialdehyde dehydrogenase, whose protein sequence is MVVPYKHEPFTDFTVEENRKALQSAIKQVEADLGKEYPLIIGGERIMTDDKIKVVNPADKKEVIGYVSKANQELAEKAHKAADETFQWWRKTKAQFRADILFRAAAIVRRRKHEFTAHLVKEGGKPWKEADADTAEAIDFLEFYGRQMLEIDKGVEINSRPIENNRFHYIPLGVGVVISPWNFLFAIMCGTTVAAMVSGNTVLLKPASATPVIAYKMMEVLEEAGLPNGVINYVPGSGKEVGDYLVDHPRTRFISFTGSREVGTRIFERAAKVHDGQQWLKRTIIEMGGKDTIVVDKEADLELAADAITYSAFGFSGQKCSACSRVVAHEEIYDELLDRVVQKTKEEVNYGNPTDNSNYMGPVIDQGAYDKILEYIGIGKEEGKLMTGGKGDDSKGWFVAPTVFADLAPDSRIMQEEIFGPVVGFTKASSFDEALDIANNTDYGLTGAVISNNREHIEKAREDFHVGNLYFNRGCTAAIVGYHPFGGFNMSGTDSKAGGPDYLIHHMQGKTTSEML
- the putP gene encoding sodium/proline symporter PutP; translated protein: MSTATLITFIVYLIGMLGIGFAAYRLTSDLSDYVLGGRRLGPGVAALSAGASDMSGWLLLGLPGAIYASGLSEAWIGVGLAIGAYLNWQFVARKLRVFTEVADDSITVPDYLENRFQDKSHTLRVISAAVILLFFTFYTSSGMVAGAKLFEASFNIDYTTALWIGAVVTISYTFLGGFLAVSWTDFVQGILMFLALIAVPIVAVSELGGWDKATDAVAQIDPTHLNMVQGVGAMAIISSLAWGLGYFGQPHILVRFMALRSPKDVPKARFIGMGWMILGLYGAIFTGLFGLAYINTADVTDLSTFNAEVMTEGGIQMLADSEKIFITFSQILFHPIIAGILLAAILSAIMSTIDSQLLVSSSALAEDFYKALFRPNATEKELVWIGRIAVAGIALIAILLAGNPDSTVLDLVSYAWAGFGAAFGPIIILSLFWKGITRNGALTGMIVGAVVVVVWADVLNGGIFELYELVPGFILSALATIVVSMFGNPPANAEEFFEEAKKH
- the gatC gene encoding Asp-tRNA(Asn)/Glu-tRNA(Gln) amidotransferase subunit GatC, translating into MSRISKEEVKHVANLARLAITDEEATTFSKQLDDIITYAEQLNELDTTGVEPTTHVLDLKNVLRKDEPKKWITQEEALKNAPDHQDGQFKVPSILE
- the gatA gene encoding Asp-tRNA(Asn)/Glu-tRNA(Gln) amidotransferase subunit GatA, with amino-acid sequence MSLFEFSLRELQEKLHNKEITVTDLVEESYKRIDEVDGEVQAFITLNKEAAKAQAAALDKEQGNSDAALFGLPIGVKDNIVTKGLRTTAGSQILSNFEDPLYDATVVNKLNDAKAVTIGKLNMDEFAMGSSNENSSYASARNPWNTDYVPGGSSGGSAASVAAGEVPYSLGSDTGGSIRQPAAYCGVVGLKPTYGRVSRFGLIAFASSLDQIGPITRNVEDNAFLLETIAGYDKMDSTSANVDVPKYTESLTGDVKGLKIAVPKEYLSEGVAPEVKEAVQAALKEYEKMGATWEEVSLPHSKYALSTYYLLSSSEASANLARFDGVRYGKRAEDAETMLDMFMRSRSEGFGDEVKRRIMLGTFALSSGYYDAYYKKAQQVRTLIKNDFEKVFEEYDVIVGPTTPTPAFKVGDKVDDPMTMYANDILTIPVNLAGVPGISIPCGFSSEGLPIGLQIIGKHFDESTVYRAAHAFEQATEFHKQRPSLGGAR
- the gatB gene encoding Asp-tRNA(Asn)/Glu-tRNA(Gln) amidotransferase subunit GatB, coding for MNFETIIGLEVHVELKTNSKIFSPSPNMFGDDPNTNINPIDLGYPGVLPVLNEEAVNFAMKAAMALNCEIATDTKFDRKNYFYPDNPKAYQISQFDKPIGENGYIDIEVDGKKKRIGITRLHMEEDAGKLTHSDDGYSLVDYNRQGTPLVEIVSEPDIRSPKEAYAYLEALKNIIQYTGVSDCKMEEGSLRCDANLSIRPIGQEQFGTKTELKNLNSFSFVQKGLEFEEKRQQKELMAGGEILQETRRYDEQTKETILMRIKEGSDDYRYFPEPDLVPLHIDEAWKERIRAEIPELPDARKKRYIEQLELPAYDAMVLTNNKELSDFFEETIAQGADVKQASNWLMGEVSAYMNKHYKELSDLALTPDSLAKMIQLIEDGTISSKIAKKVFNELVENGGEPEKIVKEKGLVQISDEGQLTEIIVKILDNNPQSIEDFKNGKDRALGFLVGQVMKETKGQANPPMVNKIILSEMEKR
- a CDS encoding diacylglycerol kinase, which translates into the protein MKRARIIYNPTSGREVIRKVLPDILQRFEQAGYETSAHATTCAGDAINAAKYCVEQKFDVVVAAGGDGTINEVINGLAEQEHKPKLGIIPVGTTNDFARALHIPRNVHKAVDIILEDYTHPLDIGRVNDHYFMNIAGGGKITEISYEVPSKLKTMLGQLAYYLKGIEMLPSIRPTRVEMEYDGKWYEGEIMLFLVSNTNSVGGLEKLAPAARMDDGLFDLMIIEKMNIAEFVRLATLAIQGNHLNHPKFVHLTASRVKVKTDEKMQLNIDGEFGGLLPGEFVNLYRHLDFFVPEQHFKTEE
- the rlmD gene encoding 23S rRNA (uracil(1939)-C(5))-methyltransferase RlmD, with translation MAKVKPPVEKNETVELTFEDLTHEGNGVGKVDGYPLFVPYGLPGETATVKVVKVKKNFGFGKILEVKEASEDRVEPPCDVFYQCGGCQLQHMSYQMQLDMKQKQVKDNMKKIGHLEHVPVHPTIGMEDPWRYRNKVQIPVGQKEDGQLMTGFYQKRSHNIIDMDTCLIQDEVNDRMVETVRRIASRYGIDAYDEQTHRGVLRHIMVRTGQTTKDIMIVIVTKTKKLPHKEKIVDEIRDAFPNVKSIVHNINSAKTNVILGRETNVLWGEEYIYDTIGDIRFMISPKSFYQVNPTQTKTLYDQALSYADLRGGETVIDAYCGIGTISLFLAQKAEKVYGVEIVPEAVEDAKKNARLNKMDNAEFFVGEAEKLMPWWRNQGLRPDVIVVDPPRKGCDEQLLKAMLDMEPERIVYVSCNPSTLARDLRVLEDGGYETKEVQPVDMFPQTSHVECCVWLEKPKV
- a CDS encoding recombinase family protein, translating into MRCAVYIRVSTDKLEQKQSLENQKELFIQYLSDKGWDLEAIYVDIESGTTEKREQLQKLIADAKQNKFDVMLAKELSRFARNGGLSYEIKDIAERSRVHIITLDNAVNTLEGNNHMFGLYAWMYEQESQRTSDRVKTALINRAKKGVYKGSVPPYGYTLNEGKLTIRNDSTPSIVKRIYRDYISGKGFDRIAKDLYNEEIPSPSQVANKRNATNRWNGSSVRSILSNPNYTGDLVQGRTTTKSVTSKIREQKNHDDYIVVPNVHPSIISKEDFDVVQGLMKARRRKRPSHEKHLFTNTAYCADCGKSMHYKKNRNGYVCGEYNKLGAKACLSHYVKEDQLKAAILQDIKKLAGNNDGSSLSKKINDKFKHANQKKKAHINRLEKKLTGLKERKAKLIVSHVDGIISEDDYQLTYEITSNEISEVMTELEFLNETHTHENDEAKFKAILTHIQEIMNLNVLSPELLHRLIERIEIKADGSPRIFYKFSGPRLLKL